ttaattatttaaatagtttatttccCTATAAaagatgttttattcatttatttaaatatttaagttccCTATAAaagatgtttcatttatttatttaaatattccaGTTCCCTATAaagatgttttaattatttattaaaatatttagttcCCTATAAAAggtcttttatatatttatatatatatatttatttatttatttatttatttatttatttatttatttatttatttatttaaatgttttagttccctattaaatatgttttatttatttattttttttatttaaatgttttagttccctattaaatatattttatttatttatttatttatttaaatgttttagttccctattaaatatgttttatttttatttatttatttaaatgttttagttccctataaatgatgttttatttatttatttaattgtttttagttccctataaaatatgttttatttatttatttaaatatttttagtttcctataaaatatgttttatttattggtttatttaaatgttttagttccctattaaagatatatatatatatatatatatatatatatatatatatatatatatatatatatatatatatatatatatatatatatatatatatatatatttatatatttatatatttttagtttcctataaaagctgttttatttatttatttaaataagtttagttctctataaaagctgtttttatttatttaaaaaaaaaaatttagttccctataaaatttattaaaatatttttagttctctataaaatgttttatttatttatttaaatgtttttagttcCCTATTAAAGAagtgtcatttatttatattttacgaAAGTTAGACATTTTCACATACATTTTTCTAGATTGCTTGTTTTATGATTTGATACAGATTTGTCAAATACTGTGGTAATCAAATGAATGTTTAATACTTTAACAGTTTAAtagatttgttaaatattttggtATTCAAATGAATGCATAATACTTTAACAGTTTAATACTTTTTATACTTTCCCCTCTATAATTACATTCAAATTTCTGCATTATTTTAATCATAGAGTCTTAGCAAAAAAATTGCTCAAATCTTGAACTCTGAGTGAATTTTTCATGGTACATCTTTAGttgttctttctttttcttcattgTACCTGATTTTTGTATCTGCAGGAGTCAGACAGGCTTTGCCATCGCCATAAACCTGATGTACGGCATGGCTTCATTAGCCAGCACCTTTGCCCTGCTCCTCGTGTCCGAGCGCTCGGTCAAGTCCAAGCACGTGCAGCAGGTCAGCGGGGTTTACCTCACCAACTTCTGGTTCTCTGCCCTGCTGTGGGACCTCATCAACTTCCTGTTACCCTGCTTGCTCATGCTGGTCAGTATAAGTTTCTATCTATGACAAAACTACAGTATCATTAGGCTAGTTTAATACAGATGGCTTTTTCCAGTGCCTTGGACAGATGATTTGCATAATCAAACTTTTAGTAGTTCCCTCAATAAGTTCATTGTTTGAATTACATCCATGCCTGACATGTTCTCCTCAGGTGGTCTTCAGAGTGTTCTCAGTGAAGGCGTTTGTAGCCCAAAACCACCTGGTGGATGTTCTGTTCTTGCTGCTTCTGTACGGCTGGGCGGTGATTCCTCTCATGTACTTGATGAGTTTCCTGTTTTCCACGGCCGCCACAGCCTACACGCGCCTCACCATCTTCAACATCATCAGCGGCACCGCCACCTTCCTCGCCGTCACCATCATGACCATACCTGGTGAGACACGCACGTCCCCATTTTAGTTTTGTGCCTTGCAAGAACATCTTTTCACTCCCTTTATGTTTTCTCCCAGAGCTGAATTTGCTCCATCTCTCGCACCTCCTGGATAAGGTCTTCCTGATCTTCCCGAATTACTGCCTGGGCATGTCCTTCACTGAGTTCTACCAGAACTACGAGATGATCACCTTCTGCACCTCCAGCCCCTTAGCGAAGTACATCTGCAAGTACTACAGTGAGTTTCTGATGTGATGAACACACAAGCTGAAGAACCACACACCTGGAAAATACAGCTGTGGCGAAACATTTGCAGGAAGTTGATTGTGCATCAATTCAGAGATatttaaaatgcatcatactgTTTCTTGAATTCATTTGGAGCTTAGATGCAGCAGATTGagctccaggctagtttttaacagcagatagtgctctaggctatttttttaacagaagatgtTGATCTAGGacaattttaacagcagatggtgctctaggctagtttttccaACAGCATgtggtgctctagactagatttttatcagcagatggcgctttaggctagtttttagccgcagatggcgctctaggctagtttttaaacagaagatggccctctaggctagtttttaaacaacagatggcgctctgggctagtttttaaacagaagatggccctctaggctagtttttaaacaacagatggcactctgggctagtttttaaacagaagatggcactctagactagtttttacaGTAGAtatggtgctttaggctagttttcaaacagcagatggcgctctagactagtttttattagcagatgacgctttaggctagtttttaaactgcagatggtgctctaggatagttttaacAGCACATGAcgctccaggctagtttttaacagcagatggcactctaggctagtttttaaacaacaaatggcgctctaggctagtttttaaacagcagatggcactctaggctagttttttaacagaagatgGTGATCTAGGACAATTTTAACAgttgatggtgctctaggctagtttttctaACAGCATGTGGCcctctaggctagatttttagcagcagatggcactctaggctagtttttaaacaacagatggcgctctgggctagtttttaaacagaagatggcactctaggctacttttttaacaacagatggcactctaggctagtttttacaatAGATGGTGCttttggctagtttttaaacagcagatggcactctaggctagtttttaaacagaagatggcactctaggcttgtttttacagtagatggtgctataggctagtttttaaacagcagatggcgctctaggatagtttttaacagcagatggcgctctaggctagtttttaaacagcagatggcgctctaggctagcttttaaacagcagatgacgctctaggctagtttttaacagcagatggtgctcaagcatagtttttaacagcagatggcgctctaggctcatttttaaacagcagatggtgctctaggctagtttttaaacagcagatggcgctcttggctagtttttaacagcagatggcgctctaggctagtttttaaacagcagatggcgctcttggctagtttttaacagcatatggtgctctaggctagtttttaaacagcagatagcACTCTAGGCAGATGGGTATTAGATATGATCAGTAGATGACTAGATATGACCGATACATGACATGATATTACAGATGAGCACTTCGATATGATGGATGCAAGGATATATGCTAGACGTAGAGTTAGATATGACGGATGCCTGATTGAATATATTAGATGCATGGTTAGATACTGGTTCAATGATttagatcataggtctcaaactcaattcctggtggaccgcagctctgcacagtattGCTCCAaccctagtcaaacacacctgatccaacttatcaaggtgtttaagactcttttgaacacctcgattatttggatcaTCTATGTTTGACTAggtttggagcaaaactgtgcagagctgcggaattgagtttgagacctatgatttagATGCATACAAGATCAGGTATGATGAATGATGCATTGACATATTTGAGAAGTGCATTATCCTCAATGTTATTTCTGGTGGTCATCCGCAGACATCACGTATCAAATGAACTACTTTTCCATGGAGGAGCCTGGAGTCGGACGCTTCCTGGTGGCTTTGTCCTTGCAAGGCGTCGTCTTCATAATCCTGCTGTTCCTCATTGAGCTCCGGTGCATCCGCCTGCTACTCAACCTCTGCAGAAGACGCAAGAAGGTGATTAAAGAAAAAAGGCAGAGCACGTGCTTCTGTAGCACTGGAATGAAGGTCACCAATAATAGTTGTGTGTTTTTTGCCAGGCTCTGCTGTTAGCAGAAGAAGCTCTTCAACCTGAGGACCGAGACGTTGCAGAGGAGAGGAAGAGGGTTTTAGAGTGTCAGCCGGTGGTGGAGTCTATGGTGGGCAGCCCGCTCGTTGTACAGGAGCTCAGCAAGGTACACTTCTTCAACAGTGTTTAGCTACATCCTAAAGACCAAAAGTTCTATGTAATCTATATTGTCTGACAGTTTGACCATTGTAAATAACCTGATTCCATCGTTCTTATATAGTCAAATAGCACATagatatttattgattttaaagactaacattattattatttatttgacatggacagcATTTGTTTAGGTGTTTTAGCTGATTTGCTAATTCTTTACACCTGTCCAAGTGAGGCTTGAcatataatgaaaatataatagaTACATATACACAACATCATAATTCTTCACATGAAATTactataaggcaaggcaaggcaaggcaaggcaagtttatttatatagcacatttcatacacagtggcaattcaaagtgctttacataaacaggaataaaaaagacaagtttaggaacataaaatgtaGACaatagacaataaaaattattaaaaacagataaaaacaaattaaaatgagttaaaataggttataaaagaatgaaaaggaaaacgaaaaacataatagtgcgatctgtcggacgcagcacagtgctcattcagtaaaggcacagctaaacagatgtgttttcagtcttgatttgaatgtgcctaatgttggagcacatctgatcatttctggaagctgattccagcagcgaggggcgtagtggctgaaggcagatttaCCCTGCTTAGattgaactcttggaacttctagtttatatgatcctaaagatctgagtgatctgttaggtttgtattcagtgagcatatctgtaatgtattgaggtccttggccatttagtgatttatagaccagtaataatactttaaaatctattctgaatgtaactggcagccagtgtagagacctgaggacaggtgtgatgtgctctgatttcctgcttctggtcagaattctggctgcagcattctggatgagctgcaagtgtctgactgtctttttgggaaggccagtgaggagtccattacagtaatccaccctgctactgataaaagcatgaacaagtttttctaaatcttcactagaaacaaagcatctgattcttgctatgtttttgagatgatagtatgctgatttactgactgctttgacatgactgttgaaactcagatctgactccagcgtcacaccaagattcttgaccttattttttgtcgtttgacctttagagcctaggtacgcattcaccttgagaacctcatctctgttcccaaacgcaatgatttcagttttctctttgtttaactgaagaaagttttggcacatccaatttttaatttcatcaatacattggcagagggtgtcaatggggctgtagtcattaggcactaaggctaggtagatctgagtgtcatcagcatagctgtggtaggagatttgattctttctcattatttggctcagagggagcatgtaaaggttgaacaggagaggtgccagaatcgagccttgtgggactccacatgtcatgggtgtccacctcgacctatgatcacctatactgacatagtaacctctcccttcaaggtaagatctgaaccatttgaggactgtcccagacagcccaacccagttttccagcctatccagaagtatgctgtggtcgacagtgtcaaatgcagcactgagatcgagcaataccaacactgttattttacctgaatctgtgtttagacgtatatcattgattatctttataagagcgctctctgtactgtgatgtcctctgaaaccagattgaaaattgtctaaacaccccctgaagtttaagaacttgttaacctggttgaaaacaaccttttcaatgattttgccaatgaaagggagatttgagattggcctgtaattgctcaatagggtgttatccaggttgctcttcttcaagaggggtttaacaactgcagttttaagtgagtttggaaaaatccctgatagaagtgaagcatttaccacttttagaagatccatttctaaacaggtaaacaccgttttgaagaatgatgtggggagcgtgtcaagactgcaggttgatgtttttataatttgcaccatctcttctaagattttaccgttaattgccatgaaatcagacataatgtctgacttcTCAAGTTGTGGTTGAGTTTGTTTGATAttgacacaacttggctgattggatgagctgattgcctttctgatattattgatcttatcagtaaaAAAATTAGCAAATTCGTTACAATTGCTTACAGAGAGGAGCTCActgggaatccgactgggggggtttgtgagcctctctactgttgcaaagagtgtgcgagcattatttacattgttgtttataaggtttgaaaagaaagtctgtctagcagtttttagttccacattaaaagcctgaagactgtctttatagatattataatggactactagtttcgtctttctccacatacgctcagctttcctgcattgtcttttcttcatttggactgctcttgagtttctccaagggactctctctttgccagttctcttcctaactttaacaggagcgatgtcatttattacattttcaattttagaattaaacaaatcaaggagagaatcaacagagtctgcagatatacttggtgctagcgatatggccttcataaactgctcactagtgttctcatttatgcatctctttctgacagagacagatctgtctttaatagctggagtgatcaatatatcaaagaaaatacagaaatgatcagatagtgccacatccttaacaacagtcgatgaaatgtgtaaacccttagttataagtagatcaagagtgtgtccacgattgtgtgtgggtccttgaacatgctgagtcagatcaaaagtgttaaaaacagtcatcagttcttttacagcattgatttctggattatctatatgaatattaaaatccccagcaatagtAAAATGATCATATTCAgatgttactattgataacagctctgtaaaatcctcaataaaagctggagaatattttggaggtctgtagataatgattagtaagatgcgtggagacccttttagtgctatactcagatattcaaaagacaaatagtcaccaaatgacacttgtttacattcatagacatctttaaacagggcagcgatgcctccacctctcctattagctctgcaaacactcaaaaaggcaaagtttaaaggagctgcttcattcagaactgctgcgctacaactgtcatctagccaagtttcatttaaaagcataaaatcaaggcaatttgtgttgataaaatcattgactaaaagtgacttattattgagtgatctgatgtttagaagtgctaacttaacagttttagtcgttttcactacagaagtctcagatatacatttaatagacaccagatttgaatgatttgctatacggtctgaaagagtctttggttttctgtcacgtaataagacacatatctgcgtagagaaagctactgacacactgggttcctgcttgttctgtaaacatctgataaagacactgttatctaagcaggcccccgagacacatcaatggcagtttttaagtTCACCAGCTAAAGATGAGGTGTTTTTTGGGACCTGGCGCTGTCGCAAAGACCTGAGGCCTTTCCTAGGTGTAGGGCGAGGTGGGCTTAGAGATGGGCGTGTGGCTTGCTGACTTTTGGTTGCTAACTGGGGGCTAGCAGCAATGGAGtgtgagagtttagttccagcacacaccagttcctccatcttttttgaaaaatccaAGAGAGGCGAGCAAgatgacaatgagaacgtgtccggtgacagaggctgtgtgtccggtgacagaggctgtgggtCTGGGGTTTCTGGCTGCTGAGATATGTTTACCTGGCTGTTTTCCTGGGGATCATCAATGAGTgctgagacttgatgctgttctgatgcatcacagtctgcctgtgttgagctcAGTGTGCAGGGTGCAGACGGCAGTTTGTCCGTTATCGGCGGTTGTTGTGGCTGCGTGGTGTTATCTCTGTCCTTGTAGGAtgcgtcagccacaagtccactcaggagctgatttgaagtcctgtggtcatccggacatttgctaggtgtgtgtgtgtcattcagttcagtggcatacacagctgatggatgatggagggaGAAGAGGATGTTGTCTTTCAGCACTTTTGCACCAAgcttgtttggatgaaggccgtctgatgtaaacagctgtctttggttccagaagagattgaagttgtcgatgaaattcagtcttttcatgttacatgttttctgcagCCATGCATTTAGACCAAGGAGccttgaaaacatatttgtccctcttgcagggagtggtccactgatgAACGGCTGAATTTTCAATCTTTCAACTGTTTCCAAAAGCTTACAGAAATCtctcttgagcagttctgactgctccttccgaatatcattcttccccacatggatgataatccgttttgcagtctcatgtttccttaatatgttctcaagttctttatttatatcagaaactgtagcatgaggaaagcagtatgtcatggTATCTCTGCTCCTAAAATTTTTGATTATTGAGTCTCCAACAATCAGTGTTCTTATCTCTGTTgcgatcggagcagaatgccgctgtctagtcggccttgagcctctgttcagAGCAAAGTTAATTGCTGAGTCATGCGATCTCTGTCTAACTGCATTTGGGGAatcttcacccatattactcaaaacttcatatctgttctgaagctgtatttgagtccgagctgtatttggggtagagaACGCTAATGCAGCAGCGTATGACCTTCGTGATCTGACCCcacgagtaccctttggtctcgcaccttgtttatgccatAGTTCACGCTGATTTTCAACAGTTTCAATCTGTTTTTCTGTTCTCAAAACAGTAGCTGGAGTAGATTTATAGGGCTTACCGGCTGAATGCTGTGAGGCTCCACGATGAACCGGTCCTGTGTAATTCGGCAGCTCTGGTTGGATCGcaagtaactttgtttcaagaactgcaatcttttgtaaaAGTTTGTGGCAGTTGGTGCAGCAGTGAGATTCCAAATCAATATGATCCAGAGCcattttcacagccgtgttttcccgtctcaggaatgaaagcagctggtagcgggaggattgtttagacgaTAATTCctctaaataaaagtaaagttgtactccagaaagtttgtagattcgatgttgatcttcaagctgtttcgtttgagcactgtgctgataggctcaagttaaaattagattataaaataaaaaagcaggagTGCAAGGAGCGGAGCAGTAGGCAAAGACGTctgaacagtagcaaagcaggaagcaAGCTGTGTTAATCGTTTCCGGTGAATTGTATGGCAATGCAAAAttggcacgtttaaggtctgttttctttaaaaatcagcgatctccactggctgagttaTATCTAATATAAAgtgtctcagattgtacaagaagcactgcattaaattacattttcccctccatgtctttataatatgagcatttattttaccccagtatattcaatagtGCTTCTGCGCTCACCTGCCGATTCTGaagggcgcgtgcgagtaaacgtctttttgtctcgttttacgcttgagaaactaaatgaatgccaaagtctgtttaactgattgtatttgaatttcatgacaacatcgatgctgtaaaaggaaccatatgagatggaaaaaagttcacattaACAGGTCACCAGAAGTGTACCAGTATGGGAAACAcattagctcggcatataccccattgtacAAACAGCATAAAACATGCAGATACTCCAGCTTTGCTGAATTTGGGCAAAAATTCCACAATGATTAAAgttcctgtgaaattaaaatcatgttttttagatgttagtatcagtatgttagtcatGAGAGTATTTATAAGCTAATgggctccaaaacagtgacacatttcacatttagaagatataaaaatCCAAAGCTTGCTGTTTGTCACTTCCACTTTTTGTGACGTCACCTCATATTTGAGTTCCTCATCAAGTCTTTTGACCAATCAATTGCTCTCTATTATCTGACACATCCCGCCCCCTTCACGATGCTGTTGTTACATACGCTTTATCTCAAATTCTCTCGCagacagagctgtgataaaaataaaatgctattgGCTTTTTTTACGCTATTGGAGCTACACTATATCACACCTTCTCTTATTTTTTCAGTTGAAATTATGTCAAACATCATACAAAAGTGCACACTTCAAAGCACTTGACGGGACCTTTAACCATTTCTAACGTCTGTTTGGTCTGTTCAGCAATTTTGAGAACTTTTAATTGCTAAAGGCATGTTTATACACGCTTTtacaacattaataaaacataagctatg
This portion of the Danio rerio strain Tuebingen ecotype United States chromosome 3, GRCz12tu, whole genome shotgun sequence genome encodes:
- the LOC141381148 gene encoding uncharacterized protein gives rise to the protein MALDHIDLESHCCTNCHKLLQKIAVLETKLLAIQPELPNYTGPVHRGASQHSAGKPYKSTPATVLRTEKQIETVENQRELWHKQGARPKGTRGVRSRRSYAAALAFSTPNTARTQIQLQNRYEVLSNMGEDSPNAVRQRSHDSAINFALNRGSRPTRQRHSAPIATEIRTLIVGDSIIKNFRSRDTMTYCFPHATVSDINKELENILRKHETAKRIIIHVGKNDIRKEQSELLKRDFCKLLETVERLKIQPFISGPLPARGTNMFSRLLGLNAWLQKTCNMKRLNFIDNFNLFWNQRQLFTSDGLHPNKLGAKVLKDNILFSLHHPSAVYATELNDTHTPSKCPDDHRTSNQLLSGLVADASYKDRDNTTQPQQPPITDKLPSAPCTLSSTQADCDASEQHQVSALIDDPQENSQVNISQQPETPDPQPLSPDTQPLSPDTFSLSSCSPLLDFSKKMEELVCAGTKLSHSIAASPQLATKSQQATRPSLSPPRPTPRKGLRSLRQRQVPKNTSSLAGELKNCH